The Pseudomonas allokribbensis genome has a window encoding:
- a CDS encoding extracellular solute-binding protein: MPTSHKWLLGALGLALAGLMPAVHAEDKTLRLYNWADYFAEDTLTKFTAETGIKVIYDVMDGSETLEAKMLSGGSGYDLIFPGDTVAERLMRAGSLLPLDPSKVTAMNDIEPGLQKLRSHYEHSNKATVPYTWGTIGLTYNAEQIKQRMADAPVNSLDMLFKPELAAKFADCGISMIDSPDEVLAVVLNYLGRDPRSAKPADLAAASDLLMKLRPHIRKFQSQPVTDLVNGNLCLSLGYSGDMTQAQRTSDSAGKQTRFQYRVPREGTTVWMDTMAIPVDAKHPEYAYAFINFVMRPENMAAISNFTGYPTSNAKARPNVDEAMRNNPDIYLDEATYARLIPGKDIPQADMRARMRTWTKFKTATAK; this comes from the coding sequence ATGCCTACTTCACACAAGTGGTTGCTGGGCGCTCTGGGCCTGGCGCTGGCCGGTTTGATGCCGGCCGTGCACGCCGAAGACAAGACATTGCGGCTGTACAACTGGGCGGATTATTTCGCTGAAGACACGCTGACAAAGTTCACCGCCGAAACCGGGATCAAGGTGATCTACGACGTGATGGACGGCAGCGAAACCCTGGAAGCGAAGATGCTCTCCGGTGGCAGCGGCTATGACTTGATCTTCCCCGGCGACACCGTGGCCGAACGGCTGATGCGCGCCGGCAGCCTGTTGCCGCTGGATCCTTCGAAGGTCACGGCGATGAACGACATCGAGCCGGGCCTGCAAAAGCTGCGCAGTCATTACGAGCATTCGAACAAGGCCACGGTGCCGTATACCTGGGGCACCATCGGCCTGACCTACAACGCCGAGCAGATCAAGCAGCGCATGGCCGACGCCCCGGTCAATAGCCTGGACATGCTGTTCAAACCGGAACTGGCCGCCAAGTTTGCCGATTGCGGAATCTCGATGATCGACTCACCGGACGAAGTGCTGGCCGTGGTGCTCAATTACCTGGGCCGCGATCCGCGCAGCGCCAAACCTGCGGATCTGGCGGCAGCCAGTGACTTGTTGATGAAGCTGCGGCCGCACATCCGCAAGTTCCAGTCGCAACCGGTGACCGATCTGGTCAACGGCAACCTGTGCCTGTCCCTCGGCTACAGCGGTGACATGACCCAGGCCCAGCGCACCTCGGACAGTGCCGGCAAACAGACCCGCTTCCAGTACCGCGTTCCCCGCGAGGGCACCACGGTGTGGATGGACACCATGGCCATTCCGGTCGATGCCAAACACCCGGAGTACGCCTACGCGTTCATCAACTTCGTGATGCGCCCGGAGAACATGGCCGCGATCAGCAATTTCACCGGTTACCCGACCTCCAACGCCAAGGCCCGGCCAAACGTGGATGAGGCCATGCGCAACAACCCGGACATCTACCTCGACGAAGCGACCTATGCTCGTCTGATACCGGGCAAGGACATTCCCCAGGCCGATATGCGTGCCCGCATGCGCACCTGGACCAAGTTCAAGACCGCCACTGCAAAGTGA
- a CDS encoding agmatine deiminase family protein produces MPTRREFIKQVSVAAGVGAAVMGLGLSPARVLAASEGRWFMPDEGDKHERAYMAFGAQDAIWEDFTEDVQEALGRIARAIARYEPLTIYCRSGERSLAEEICGTSNITYQIANLDDIWMRDISANFVIDDKSGLGAVDFNFSGWGNKQQHSKDAKIAQRVAQDAQATYIRSELVGEGGGIEVDGHGTGIMTESCWVNSNRNPGWSKADVEAELKARLGLRKIIWLPGIKDKDITDAHVDFYARFVKPGVVIANLDTDPKSYDNKVTLAHLEILKKATDADGRPLQIHTVSPPLKPRKTKFNKNNDDFAAGYINYFVINGAVIAPEFGDKDADKKAFDLLKQLYPNRDVVQINIDAIAAGGGGIHCVTSHQPA; encoded by the coding sequence ATGCCGACTCGTCGCGAGTTCATCAAACAGGTTTCAGTCGCCGCCGGCGTAGGCGCTGCCGTCATGGGCCTCGGCCTGTCCCCGGCGCGGGTGCTGGCGGCCAGCGAAGGTCGCTGGTTCATGCCCGACGAGGGCGACAAACACGAACGCGCCTACATGGCGTTCGGCGCGCAGGACGCGATCTGGGAAGATTTCACCGAAGACGTCCAGGAAGCGCTGGGCCGGATCGCCCGCGCCATCGCACGTTACGAGCCGCTGACCATTTACTGCCGCAGCGGCGAACGCAGCCTGGCCGAAGAGATTTGCGGCACCTCCAACATCACCTACCAGATCGCCAACCTCGACGACATCTGGATGCGTGACATCAGCGCCAACTTCGTCATCGATGACAAAAGCGGCCTCGGCGCGGTGGACTTCAATTTCAGCGGCTGGGGCAACAAGCAGCAGCACTCCAAAGACGCGAAAATCGCCCAACGAGTGGCGCAAGACGCACAAGCGACCTACATCCGCAGCGAACTGGTGGGCGAGGGCGGCGGCATTGAGGTCGATGGCCACGGCACCGGGATCATGACCGAAAGCTGCTGGGTCAACAGCAACCGCAACCCCGGCTGGAGCAAGGCTGACGTCGAGGCGGAACTGAAGGCACGGCTGGGCCTGCGCAAAATCATCTGGCTGCCGGGCATCAAGGACAAGGACATCACTGACGCTCACGTCGATTTCTACGCACGCTTCGTCAAGCCTGGCGTGGTCATCGCCAACCTCGACACCGACCCGAAATCCTACGACAACAAGGTCACGCTGGCGCACCTGGAAATCCTGAAAAAGGCCACCGATGCCGACGGTCGTCCGTTGCAGATCCACACCGTGTCGCCACCGCTGAAACCACGCAAGACCAAATTCAACAAGAACAACGACGACTTCGCGGCCGGTTACATCAACTACTTCGTCATCAACGGCGCGGTCATCGCCCCGGAGTTCGGCGACAAGGACGCCGACAAGAAGGCCTTCGACCTGCTCAAGCAGCTCTACCCGAACCGCGACGTGGTGCAGATCAACATCGACGCCATCGCGGCCGGTGGTGGCGGGATTCACTGCGTGACCAGTCACCAGCCGGCGTAA
- a CDS encoding glutathione S-transferase family protein yields MDLTLYYHPLSSYCHKVLIALYEHGTAFDKRVIDLSSEAERAELRALWPLVKFPVLHDRARQRSVPESSVIIEYLDHYHAGAGRLIPDDWDTALQVRLWDRFFDNYVMTPMSQIVADRIHDRHGDLTSQRTLLNTAYGMLERQLATRQWIASPDFSMADCSASPALFYANTLVPFPGDHGHLNAYFERLVQRPAFKQVLEEAKPWFDFYPFAEAIPPRFR; encoded by the coding sequence ATGGACTTGACCCTCTATTACCATCCGTTGTCGTCCTACTGCCACAAGGTGTTGATCGCCCTTTACGAACACGGCACCGCGTTCGACAAACGTGTCATCGACCTTTCCAGTGAAGCCGAGCGCGCTGAGCTGCGGGCTCTGTGGCCGCTGGTCAAATTCCCGGTGCTGCATGATCGTGCCCGCCAGCGCAGCGTGCCGGAGTCGAGCGTGATCATCGAGTATCTGGATCACTACCATGCCGGAGCCGGTCGGCTGATCCCCGACGATTGGGACACGGCCCTGCAAGTTCGCCTCTGGGACCGGTTTTTCGACAACTACGTGATGACGCCGATGTCGCAGATTGTCGCCGACCGCATCCACGACCGACACGGCGACCTGACCAGCCAGCGCACCCTGCTGAACACCGCGTACGGCATGCTCGAACGTCAGTTGGCGACCCGTCAGTGGATCGCCAGCCCGGACTTCAGCATGGCCGATTGCTCCGCGAGCCCGGCCCTGTTTTACGCCAACACGCTGGTGCCGTTCCCCGGCGACCATGGCCACTTGAATGCCTATTTCGAGCGGCTGGTTCAGCGCCCCGCTTTCAAACAGGTCCTTGAAGAAGCCAAACCGTGGTTTGACTTCTATCCCTTTGCCGAGGCGATTCCCCCACGGTTTCGCTGA
- a CDS encoding PaaI family thioesterase — protein sequence MSTLDTSLQDTAAPDGVCFGCGSSNPHGLHIKSFWHEDGVHVMTEHIPEAKYCGWPELVYGGLIAMLVDCHSNWTAMAYHYRAESREAESLPRINCVTGNLGIKFIKPTPMGVPLTLKAKVEGEVGRKSRVICEVYAGEVLTAVGDSVFVRVDTEQLAAAAHGRNEDQ from the coding sequence ATGTCCACCCTCGACACTTCCCTGCAAGACACCGCCGCCCCCGACGGCGTCTGCTTCGGCTGCGGCAGCAGCAACCCGCACGGCTTGCACATCAAGAGTTTCTGGCACGAGGACGGCGTGCACGTCATGACCGAACACATCCCGGAAGCCAAATACTGCGGCTGGCCGGAGCTGGTCTACGGCGGCCTGATCGCGATGCTGGTGGACTGCCATTCCAACTGGACCGCAATGGCCTACCACTACCGCGCGGAAAGCCGCGAAGCGGAAAGCCTGCCGCGCATCAACTGCGTCACCGGCAACCTCGGCATCAAGTTCATCAAACCGACACCGATGGGCGTGCCGCTGACGTTGAAGGCGAAAGTCGAGGGTGAAGTCGGGCGCAAGAGCCGGGTGATCTGCGAGGTGTATGCCGGGGAGGTGCTGACGGCGGTGGGTGATTCGGTGTTTGTTCGGGTGGATACCGAACAACTGGCGGCGGCCGCTCATGGGCGCAATGAAGACCAATGA
- a CDS encoding SDR family oxidoreductase, with protein MNNSAKVIVVIGAGAIGQAIARRVSAGKHVVLADIKQENADAAAKVLLDAGFDVTTTVVDVASRASVQALVRTATALGDISGVIHAAGVSPSQASAATILRVDLYGTAVVLEEFGQVIAAGGSAIVIASQSGHRLPALSAEQNKALATTPTEELLALPTLSAERISDPLHAYQVSKRGNSLRVIAEAVRWGKRGARVNTISPGIIFTPLARDELSGPRGEGYRRMIERSAAGRGGTPDEVAAVGALLMGPEGTFITGSDFLMDGGVTAAYWYGDLAPD; from the coding sequence ATGAACAATTCAGCGAAAGTAATCGTGGTGATCGGTGCGGGCGCCATCGGCCAGGCGATTGCCCGGCGCGTCAGTGCCGGCAAGCATGTAGTGCTGGCCGATATCAAGCAGGAAAACGCCGACGCAGCAGCAAAGGTCTTGCTCGATGCAGGTTTCGACGTGACCACCACCGTGGTGGACGTCGCCTCTCGCGCCTCGGTGCAAGCGCTGGTCCGGACCGCTACCGCCCTCGGTGACATCAGCGGGGTGATTCATGCGGCCGGGGTCTCGCCCTCGCAAGCGTCAGCCGCAACCATTTTGCGCGTCGACCTGTACGGCACGGCCGTCGTACTGGAGGAATTCGGCCAGGTCATCGCTGCCGGCGGTTCGGCCATCGTGATTGCCTCGCAATCCGGTCACCGCTTGCCGGCGCTGAGCGCTGAACAGAACAAGGCGCTGGCCACGACACCGACCGAGGAACTGCTGGCGTTGCCGACGCTGTCGGCCGAGCGCATCAGCGACCCGTTGCATGCTTATCAAGTATCCAAACGCGGCAACTCGCTGCGGGTCATAGCAGAGGCCGTGCGTTGGGGTAAACGGGGTGCACGGGTCAATACGATCAGCCCGGGCATCATCTTCACGCCACTGGCCCGGGATGAGTTGAGCGGCCCGCGCGGTGAAGGCTACCGGCGCATGATCGAACGCAGCGCCGCCGGGCGTGGCGGCACACCGGATGAAGTGGCGGCCGTCGGCGCATTGCTCATGGGACCCGAGGGCACGTTCATCACCGGCAGCGACTTCCTCATGGATGGTGGTGTCACGGCGGCTTACTGGTATGGGGATCTGGCGCCGGACTAA
- a CDS encoding LysR family transcriptional regulator: MLRADLPGLTAFIAIAEQRSFSGAARVLGVSSSALSHSMRNLEARLEMRLFNRTTRSVSLTEAGEQLLNGVRPLMNDLANVVNEVTSARISPSGSIRISASESSIRPLIRHVVPEFIARYPNIHIEFVADAALQDIVGDGFDAGIRLIDDVPRDMIAIRFGPDVCFAAVASPDYLQQHPAPQVPQDLKAHRCIRFRFTGGGLFRWEFKQGEQSVSLDVEGQLTMDNLNLMVEAALAGAGIAWVPQSLVAEALQAGWLVRLLEQWSPNYSGLCLYYPANRHPPTALRLFAQAVRDWASQGVS; encoded by the coding sequence ATGTTGCGCGCAGATCTGCCGGGCCTTACCGCCTTCATCGCCATTGCCGAACAGCGCAGTTTCAGTGGTGCAGCGCGGGTGTTGGGAGTGTCTTCGTCGGCGCTCAGCCATTCGATGCGCAATCTGGAGGCGCGCCTGGAAATGCGCCTGTTCAACCGCACGACGCGCTCGGTGTCGCTGACCGAGGCGGGGGAGCAGTTGCTCAACGGGGTTCGACCGTTGATGAATGACCTGGCGAACGTGGTCAACGAGGTCACATCTGCCCGGATCAGTCCCTCAGGTTCGATCCGCATCAGCGCTTCAGAGTCATCGATCCGGCCGCTGATTCGCCACGTGGTTCCTGAGTTCATTGCCCGTTATCCGAACATCCACATCGAGTTCGTGGCCGACGCTGCGCTGCAAGACATTGTCGGCGACGGTTTTGATGCCGGCATCCGGCTGATCGATGACGTGCCACGCGACATGATCGCCATTCGCTTCGGGCCTGACGTGTGTTTCGCTGCCGTGGCCTCGCCGGACTACCTTCAACAGCATCCGGCGCCACAGGTGCCGCAGGATCTCAAGGCCCATCGCTGCATTCGCTTTCGCTTCACCGGTGGTGGTCTGTTTCGCTGGGAATTCAAACAGGGCGAACAAAGCGTCAGCCTGGATGTGGAAGGTCAGTTGACGATGGACAACCTCAACCTGATGGTCGAGGCCGCGCTGGCCGGTGCGGGAATCGCCTGGGTGCCGCAGTCACTGGTGGCGGAGGCTCTGCAGGCCGGATGGTTGGTCCGTTTGCTGGAGCAATGGAGCCCGAATTATTCCGGGCTATGTCTGTATTACCCGGCCAACCGTCATCCGCCCACCGCGCTGCGGTTGTTCGCTCAGGCCGTGCGGGACTGGGCGAGCCAGGGTGTGTCGTAG
- a CDS encoding FecR/PupR family sigma factor regulator, with the protein MNDADEEILTQAAHWCLRLQDDTCTPDERLEFQQWIQTDPRHAFEYAKMLEVWELSDQLPDERDKSKKRKATTLPCSFEEFQRNLAQRS; encoded by the coding sequence ATGAACGACGCAGACGAAGAAATCCTGACGCAAGCGGCGCACTGGTGCCTGCGTTTGCAAGACGATACCTGCACGCCTGACGAGCGCCTGGAATTCCAGCAATGGATTCAGACCGACCCGCGCCACGCCTTCGAATACGCGAAGATGCTCGAGGTCTGGGAGCTCAGCGATCAACTGCCGGACGAGCGCGACAAGTCGAAAAAGCGCAAGGCCACAACCCTGCCCTGCAGCTTCGAAGAGTTTCAACGCAACCTGGCGCAACGTAGCTGA
- a CDS encoding tyrosine-protein phosphatase, with the protein MFPRLLCSLSVLSLSIAAAHAADLDTPRLKGIDNFRDIAGITTAYSTTHDGTMRAGVFYRSNALTPTASDLAILNGLGIKAVYDLRTPSEIAGTPDTMISGATYQNIDIIGATTSGANITTVSFKSAADAVAMMQETNRAFVSDAGMRGQLNVLFNELAGVDGAALFHCTAGKDRTGWTAAVLQSIAGVDNATIMSNYLATNDYTATRVAKTLAMMPPSMAAIYAPLLGVEASYLQAGLDQVTAQYGSMDNYLKQGLGLSQETIYVLRGKMVEYNSLPGQAGLIGNAAAGAQLLQELQNSKLSGTYSAYNYYLQSAIDAGTLGGVESTVGGQVHADAASYLLRQNAMIEQAAAPFASGTDLKVGQYRLWSTALAGYLGTDGSAHAQSSNEHSQGLMVGITQRFSEQLSARGGIGYSKGTVGGAGGEADTDFTFFDLGARYGFTSLERGLFVDANISAGYVDYDSKRDLGGGLGSAKGDTHGNLSGATLALGYRMPVNSVILEPSLGLRVSRLDLSGFQEKGSELALDVDGIQQTRRSAVANLDVSFAPMPMGAWQLVPGVRVGYERVLGDHQVDSEGHLLGLDIEQRAAFDNRDQFSGGVNLMANLGALSLGAEVGASGGGDSHGFSGGLKASYQF; encoded by the coding sequence GTGTTTCCACGTCTTCTGTGTTCGCTGTCCGTGTTGAGTCTGTCCATCGCCGCCGCCCACGCGGCCGACCTTGATACCCCGCGCCTGAAGGGCATCGACAACTTCCGCGATATCGCCGGTATCACCACGGCCTACTCGACGACCCACGACGGCACGATGCGCGCCGGTGTGTTCTACCGCTCCAACGCGCTGACGCCGACGGCGTCGGACCTGGCGATCCTCAACGGTCTGGGCATCAAGGCCGTTTATGACTTGCGTACGCCCAGCGAAATCGCTGGCACGCCGGACACGATGATCAGCGGCGCGACCTACCAGAACATCGACATCATCGGCGCCACCACCTCGGGTGCGAACATCACCACCGTCTCGTTCAAAAGCGCGGCCGATGCGGTTGCGATGATGCAGGAGACCAACCGTGCGTTTGTCAGCGACGCCGGCATGCGTGGTCAGCTCAATGTGTTGTTCAACGAACTGGCCGGCGTCGACGGTGCCGCGCTGTTCCATTGCACCGCCGGCAAGGACCGCACCGGCTGGACGGCGGCCGTGCTGCAAAGCATCGCCGGGGTCGACAACGCCACGATCATGAGCAACTACCTGGCGACCAACGATTACACCGCCACCCGTGTGGCCAAGACCCTGGCGATGATGCCGCCGAGCATGGCCGCGATCTACGCGCCGCTGCTGGGCGTGGAGGCGAGTTACCTGCAAGCCGGCCTGGATCAGGTGACCGCGCAATACGGCAGCATGGACAACTACCTCAAACAGGGGTTGGGTCTGTCTCAGGAAACCATTTACGTGCTGCGCGGCAAAATGGTCGAGTACAACAGTCTGCCCGGTCAGGCAGGGCTGATCGGCAACGCCGCGGCTGGCGCGCAACTGTTGCAGGAGTTGCAGAACAGCAAACTGTCGGGCACCTACAGCGCCTACAACTACTACCTGCAATCGGCCATCGACGCCGGCACCCTTGGCGGCGTCGAATCCACCGTGGGCGGCCAGGTGCACGCCGATGCGGCGAGTTATCTGCTGCGTCAGAACGCAATGATCGAGCAGGCCGCTGCGCCGTTTGCCAGTGGTACCGACCTGAAAGTCGGCCAGTACCGGTTGTGGAGTACCGCGCTCGCCGGCTACCTGGGCACCGACGGTTCGGCCCATGCCCAAAGCAGCAATGAACACAGTCAGGGCCTGATGGTCGGCATCACCCAACGCTTCTCCGAGCAACTCAGCGCGCGCGGCGGCATCGGTTACAGCAAAGGCACAGTTGGCGGGGCGGGTGGCGAGGCCGATACCGATTTCACCTTCTTCGACCTTGGCGCGCGTTATGGCTTCACGAGCCTGGAACGAGGCCTGTTTGTCGATGCCAACATCAGCGCCGGTTACGTCGACTACGACAGCAAACGCGACCTCGGCGGTGGCCTCGGCTCGGCGAAGGGCGACACCCACGGCAACCTCAGCGGCGCGACGCTGGCGCTGGGTTATCGCATGCCAGTGAACAGTGTGATTCTGGAGCCAAGCCTCGGCCTGCGCGTCAGTCGTCTGGATCTGTCGGGCTTCCAGGAGAAGGGCAGCGAACTGGCCCTCGACGTTGATGGCATCCAGCAAACCCGGCGCAGCGCCGTGGCCAATCTCGACGTCTCGTTTGCCCCGATGCCCATGGGCGCGTGGCAACTGGTGCCGGGCGTGCGGGTCGGTTATGAGCGTGTGCTCGGCGATCATCAGGTCGACAGCGAAGGGCACCTGCTGGGGCTGGATATCGAACAACGCGCGGCGTTCGACAATCGCGATCAGTTCAGCGGCGGCGTCAACCTGATGGCCAACCTCGGCGCCCTGAGCCTGGGGGCCGAAGTCGGTGCCAGCGGTGGGGGCGACAGCCACGGCTTCAGCGGTGGGCTCAAGGCCAGTTATCAGTTCTGA
- a CDS encoding helix-turn-helix transcriptional regulator, giving the protein MYSSPTRQTIILRSADMSCDDFGALFSRMFGNRYGDTPPPPKDIIIGGVYGRHDGVSFRRMHYRGDFTVAFPEPYDEITFVIPTAGRIIFNDSAESLGLPHIGLAIDKADLRSMRFVDNHAQHGMSISRAALTERLSSLLGRPIVHKLHFEPRVDLNSPAFQGIRALIDLATGTEFDLLLNAGSLMPSRLREMLVDAVLEAWPHNFSEALRRPEASIAPRHVKQAIEYIQAHPEQLVSGTDLAGLVNVSLRALQEGFRRFVGTSIVAYQRQVRLERACEALKHGQSSSVTDVALQYGFSNVGRFCQYFQDAYGVSPAEMRKGLR; this is encoded by the coding sequence GTGTACTCAAGCCCGACGCGCCAGACCATCATCCTCAGATCCGCCGATATGTCCTGCGACGACTTCGGCGCGTTGTTTTCCCGCATGTTCGGAAATCGTTATGGCGACACACCGCCACCGCCCAAGGACATCATCATCGGCGGCGTGTACGGCCGGCACGACGGGGTCAGTTTCCGGCGCATGCATTACCGGGGCGATTTCACCGTGGCGTTCCCCGAACCCTACGATGAAATCACTTTCGTGATTCCCACTGCCGGCCGGATCATCTTCAACGACTCGGCCGAATCCCTGGGCCTGCCGCACATCGGGCTGGCCATCGACAAGGCGGACCTGCGTTCAATGCGTTTCGTCGACAATCACGCCCAGCACGGCATGTCGATCAGCCGCGCAGCGCTCACCGAACGGCTGTCGTCGCTGCTGGGCCGACCGATCGTGCACAAGCTGCATTTCGAGCCGAGGGTGGATCTGAACAGCCCGGCGTTTCAGGGCATTCGCGCGCTGATCGATCTGGCCACCGGCACCGAGTTCGATCTGTTGTTGAACGCCGGTTCCTTGATGCCGTCGCGCCTGCGGGAAATGCTGGTGGACGCGGTGCTGGAAGCCTGGCCGCACAACTTCAGCGAAGCCTTGCGCCGCCCCGAGGCATCGATTGCACCTCGACATGTGAAGCAGGCCATCGAATACATTCAGGCGCATCCCGAGCAACTGGTCAGCGGGACGGATCTGGCAGGACTGGTGAACGTCAGCCTGCGGGCCTTGCAGGAAGGCTTCCGGCGGTTCGTCGGGACGTCGATTGTCGCGTATCAGCGCCAGGTCAGGCTGGAGCGGGCCTGCGAAGCGCTGAAGCACGGCCAATCGTCTTCGGTGACCGATGTGGCCCTGCAATACGGATTCAGCAACGTCGGCCGGTTCTGCCAGTATTTTCAGGATGCCTACGGCGTGAGCCCCGCAGAAATGCGAAAAGGACTGCGCTGA
- a CDS encoding LysR family transcriptional regulator, with the protein MDKMSALTMFVATAEHGNFSRAAEVLGNTPSALTKAVAQLEEELGSRLFDRTTRRMALTEAGRIYLEGARQALLQLQLASEGVEQLKHELRGELRIIAPPSFAPAFLNQVCCRFLNEHPQVNLEVDLSDNYDDPVDGSYDLALRDGPIDLPGVIAQPLVENRVQLCASPAYLARKGSDVSLDNYHQHDWLIFRHPLLNRHFWWVKQGERRLRMTQPTPRIASDNYDFLLACLLDGQGLQFLPQWSAAPYLARGELVELMPEYWREPSAFGPWIYVLYQAHRRNTRKVKVFIDFLKAHWQTP; encoded by the coding sequence ATGGACAAAATGAGCGCCCTGACCATGTTCGTCGCCACCGCCGAACACGGTAATTTCAGCCGTGCCGCCGAGGTGCTCGGCAACACGCCGTCGGCCCTGACCAAGGCCGTGGCGCAACTGGAAGAAGAACTCGGCAGCCGCTTGTTCGATCGCACGACCCGGCGCATGGCGCTGACCGAGGCCGGGCGGATCTATCTGGAAGGGGCGCGTCAGGCGCTGTTGCAACTGCAACTGGCGAGCGAAGGCGTCGAACAGCTCAAGCACGAATTGCGCGGCGAGTTGCGTATCATCGCCCCGCCCTCCTTCGCCCCGGCCTTTCTCAATCAGGTGTGCTGTCGCTTCCTGAACGAGCACCCGCAGGTGAATCTCGAAGTGGATCTGAGCGACAACTACGACGACCCGGTCGATGGCAGCTACGACCTGGCGCTGCGTGACGGGCCGATCGACCTGCCGGGGGTGATCGCTCAACCGCTGGTGGAAAACCGCGTACAGCTCTGCGCCAGCCCGGCCTATCTGGCGCGCAAGGGCAGCGATGTGTCACTGGACAACTATCACCAGCACGACTGGCTGATCTTCCGTCATCCGTTGCTCAACCGGCATTTCTGGTGGGTCAAACAGGGCGAGCGACGCCTGCGCATGACCCAGCCGACGCCGCGCATCGCCAGCGACAATTACGATTTCCTGTTGGCCTGCCTGCTCGACGGCCAGGGCCTGCAATTTCTCCCGCAGTGGAGCGCCGCGCCGTATCTCGCCCGGGGCGAACTGGTGGAATTGATGCCCGAATACTGGCGTGAGCCCAGCGCTTTCGGACCGTGGATCTACGTGCTGTATCAGGCCCATCGGCGCAATACACGCAAGGTGAAGGTGTTTATCGACTTCCTGAAGGCGCACTGGCAAACGCCGTAA